In Betaproteobacteria bacterium, the sequence CGAAAAGCCAGCTCACCGTAGAGATCGGCCATTGCAACACTTTCGCCAAGCCTTACGCGGGATTGTTCAATGATGATCTTACGAATTACAACACCGGAATCTTCCGGTACGCCTCCGATAAACATGGGGAATGCGACCAGCCGATTTGCTGAAATATCGGCACCAGAAACGCTCGCAAGAGTAATTTGATAAGAACCTTTGCCAAGTAATGAAAGCGGGGATGCGATCCGTACCTCCGCAATGCTGCTATCTGACGACTCTCCGATATGAACCCCGGACAATTTAAGGCGCGGACTCGGAAACAAAACTACGGATACATGGTCGATTTTCACCGGGGCCCTGAGTAACCGTGATGCTGATGACTCGATTCCAGGCTTGAACTGCTCGTACGGGTAAAAAAGAACCGTACAAACAAGGACGCCCAATACAGCAACAACAAACCACATCATCATGCGTCCGCGAGATACACCCCGCTTAAACCGGCGAGACTCGGAATCTGTTTTTTTTTCGGTCAGTACAGTAGTTGACTGGAATGCCTCGCTCTCGGCAAAAGATGATACTGGAAGAACCGGCTTGCCAAACGAAGAGAAATTACGGGTAACGCCATCGTCTTTGGTCGACTCACTAGCGAGCGACTTCGGTCCAAAAGTCGAAAACTGGGACATGACAGAATGATCACCTTGTGGAGCACCTCCATTGGCAGCCTTTTTGCCCTCCTCCCAAATTGATACAGCCTCTACCGTGGGGGCTATGAAGCCCCCCTCCTCCAACTCCCGCAAAGCCGACTCAACCAGTCGAGGATTTCCGATCTTTGAGGTCAATTCCTCAACACTCATTTTTCCGTCAACTTGAACCAGCACCATGCGTAAATTACGCTGGACGACGCGCGTACTTTGGCGAACTGCCTCGTCACCAATCGGCGTTTTTGCAAAAACTAAATTAGGATCCATAAACCAATATTTTTCTTCTTGAAAACCACAAGATGCTTGACCAGAGTGGATTCTACTCCTATAATATTGCCTCTGTTCCTCGATAGCTCAGTTGGTAGAGCGCCGGACTGTTAATCCGTAGGTCCCTGGTTCGAGCCCAGGTCGGGGAGCCAAAAAATTCTGTTGTAATTCTTGCACATAGCCAATCCTCCGGGGTTGGCTTTTTGCATTTTGGGGCACCTATAGACGGAAAGTCCGTGGGTCGGTATTGGGGTGAGTGGCGGGCCGCGCTAAGAAGCCCGAATCCAACGTCAGCATGAATGCACAAACTATGCTCTCCATGTATGGCGCTTTCATTGCGAACGGCAATCCAAAGACATAGACTGGTACTTTTCCATGTATCCATAGCCCCGTATTACTTGGACGGGGGACAGTTCAGCTAAAAGACGACAAATGAAAACGATTAGCTTTGTGAATATGAAGGGTGGTGTTGACGCTCGTTGAAAACTGACCAGAAAAGCGAGGTTGTGCGCGCTGAAAATTGACCAGGGTGATTAACTAGTCCGCTCATTTTTTGAGCAGGATTTTAGGAGATGATCACCATGAAGGATCTGGGAAGGATTCGGCGGTTGTTTTACCGGGATGGCGTGTCGCTATCCGAGATTTCGAGGAAGACGGGGTATAGCCGGAACACCGTCAAGCGTTGGTTACGGACGCCGGAAGGCACGGAGCCGAAGTACGAACGGGAGAACCCGAACGTCAAGATTGCGCCCTATGCGGCGCGACTCATCAAGGCGCTGGAAACGGATGCTCGGCGCCCGAAACGGGATCGGCGTACGGCGCTGAAACTCTTTGGTGAATTGCAGGCGGCCGGATTTACGGGCACCTACTGCCGGGTCACTGAGTTCATCCGGCGCTGGCGTTCCGATGGTGGCGCGGCGGTCAGCAAAGCCTTCGTTCCGCTCCACTTTGAATTAGGCGAAGCCTTCCAGTTCGACTGGAGCGAAGAGCATTTGGTGATCGGTGGTGTCTGGCGCAAGATTCTCGCCTCGCATCTGAAGTTCTGTGCCAGTCGGGCCTTTGTGGTTCAGGCCTACCCGACGCAAGGCCACGAAATGCTGTTTGATGCCCATACCGTTGAATGCCAGCGCCATTGATGTCCTTGGGCAACTTGGAACAGAAGGTGAGTTTGAGCATCTGTTTGTCAATCGCACCTATCGCAAAGAGAACCCGAATTACGGCAAGCCCTACACAACAATCATGAAGGTATGGTCAAGGTTGCGTAAGGCTGCCGGACTGCCGCATCTTCGTTTGCACGATTTACGCCATCAATACGCCAGTTTCTTGGTGAATTCAGGCCGAACCCTGTACGAAGTTCAGCAAATCCTGGGGCATTCTGACCCTAAAATTACCATGAGGTACTCTCATCTGAGCTCAAAGGCACTGCAGGATGCCGCCAACAGCGCTTCAATCATCATCAAGGGCGCATCTCAGGTGCCGGCGGTGGCGGAGTAGCTGGCTCGACTCCGGGACGGGTGCAGTTTGCCCGCCTTGGGGCCGGGTTTGGCGCAGGCTTGGCGACTGCGGGAGCGGCATGATGAGGCCCTATCTTTGCCCCACGGTGCCCACAGGCGGCGCGGACGGAGGTCGGGTTCGCGGTGTGTGAAGAGTCTGAGGGTGAGTATCGGCGCCGTTCGGGGCAGGTTCGCGAAAAACGTCGATATTCGATTGATTCGCTTCGGGAAATATTGCGGGATGCAGGGATTCGCGCCGGTCAAGTTCGGGATAGGCTCGGCTACGGCTGGCGGCCGAAAATGGCTGGTGGAGTTGCTTGTGCTGCATCGGTTAACGGGGCCGACCCGTCGTGGTTCGTTCTTCTGTTAATCCGTAGGTCCCTGGTTCGAGCCCAGGTCGGGGAGCCAGAATACATCAAAAAGCCCAGCCCATTTGGCCGGGCTTTTTGTTTTTCAGCCAATGAATTCAGCATTCGAAAACGTCCATTTGAGTAGATATTTCCTGATATTCGACAATGATAACATCATCGCCAGCCACTTATTCCTGTGCTGGTAATGATGAAAATAAGCAAGCTAATCGTGGGCAATTTCCTCGGTTCGTGAAATAGTTCGCTGACTCGCCCTCGGACATCCTCTAGTTTACGTAATCATTATGGAGAAAAGAGGAATCGTGATGTCCTATTTCACGCAGGACAACCTCAGCGCCCTTGAGGCGACTGCGACGACGGCTGCAGCCTATCTGGATGCATGCGACTCTGGCGCCCGTTTTGTCCGACTTGACCCCGCCTATTACTGTGCCTGCGGGCGACTATTGGTCAAAATATTGTCGCTGGTAGACGCGAGCAAGAATTTTCCAACGCTTCTGGAACAATCCGCCGCAGTTCGGGAAGTTGTCGATTCCATTCAGATTGGACGGCGTATCGACCTCAACTCAAGAGTGTTTTATCCCGAACTTGCGGTTCTCCTCAATCGCGTTGCAGCGACTTGATGGCGATTAAAGGAAGCACACGTCCATCTTGAAGTTTTGCAGGGCGATGGTCACTCCCCTCGCCTGGCAGTGAATTATTGCTGACAAGAAACTTTTCCATTTTTGATCTATCTACTTGTTCAGTAATGTTCAGGCGCCGATAATCGGCGTCCAGACAGCAGACTCCCTCCTTGTCAGTCGCCATTGAATTGTCCGCCATGCAAAATGAAACCCTTAGGCCGGAACTGACGCCTGTAGGTCTTGCCGATTTCACGCCAAACATCACCCAAAGTACGCTGAAGCATAGTGACGGCACGCTAGTGGACAAGTACGGACGGCGAATCACCTACGTTCGCCTGTCGATTACCGACCGCTGCGATTTTCGCTGCACTTATTGCATGGCCGAGGAAATGACCTTTCTGCCCCGCAGCGAGGTGATGAGTCTGGAGGAGTGCTTGCGCGTTGCCGAAGTGTTCGTTGGCCTTGGCGTCAACAAGCTCCGCGTTACCGGCGGTGAGCCGCTGGTACGCAAGGACGCGACGTGGCTTATCGAACGACTGGGCGCCCTGCCCGGACTTGATGCGCTGGTATTGACCACCAACGGTTCCCAGCTCGACCGATTCGCAGCGCCTTTGAAGGCGGCTGGCGTCAAGCGCATCAATATCAGTCTGGATTCACTGAATCCGGAGCGCTTCAGGAAAATCACCCGGATCGGTGACCTGTCCAAGGTACTGCATGGCATTGAGGCGGTACGCAAGGTTGGCTTCCAGCGAACCAAGCTGAATACCGTCATGATGCGCGGCATCAACGACGACGAGTTTGTTGACCTGGTTCATTTTGCAATTGCCCACGAGCTTGATATCTCCTTCATTGAGGAAATGCCGCTAGGGGAAATTCAAGGGCGTGCCAATACCTATATCTCCTCGGAAGAAACGCGCCAGATCTTGTCCCGCCATTTCGAACTGATTCCATCCGCTGAAAATTCGGGCGGCCCTGCCCGTTACTGGCGAACACCGGGTAGTGAATCGCGGATTGGATTCATTTCGCCGCACAGTCACAATTTTTGCGATACGTGCAACCGGGTACGGATAACCGCCAAGGGAGAACTGTATCCATGTCTCGGTCAGAATGATGCCTCCAATCTGTTGCCCAGTCTTCGTGCCAGCGACGACAACACCGGCGTACGGCAGGCGATTATCGACAGTATGGGCATCAAACCTTTCGGCCATGACTTCACGCAGCAGATGAATGCTCCGCAGGTGGTTCGCTTCATGTCAATGACGGGCGGTTAGAAAAGGCCTTTACCGAAGACCACCGGGAATATCGGATTTCCCGGTCACAGATCAGCTTTTGAATTTCTCGAATAATTTCCGGTTGACCGTAGCAATCAGCAGCGGGGGCAATTTGCCGCTTGCAGCAGCTGATATCTCCACCAGCCCTAATAATTCGATCCATTAAAGCAAAAAGGCGGCCCATTGGGCCGCCCTTTTACTTATTCGCGCCTGCACCCGAGAGGGCTGGCTGCAATTTCAATAATGCGTGATTACAGACCGCGAACCGCGCGCTTGCGTTCGATTTCTGTCAGGTAACGCTTGCGCAGACGAATCGACTTCGGCGTCAGTTCGACCAGTTCGTCTTCTTCGATGAATTCAACAGCGGCTTCCAGGCTAAGCTGAACAGCCGGGACCAAGCGAACGGCTTCGTCAGTGCCCGAAGCACGAACGTTGGTCAGCTGCTTGCCCTTGATCGGGTTAACCACGAGGTCGTTTTCACGGCTGTGGATACCGATGATCATGCCTTCGTACAACTTGTCGCCCGGCACAACGAACATACGGCCACGATCCTGCAGCTTCCACAAGGCGTAAGCAACGGCTTCGCCGTTATCCTGTGAGATCAGCACCCCATTGCGGCGCTCGGCGACGTTGCCATCTTTGACCGGTGCGTATTCGTCGAAGACGTGGCTCATCAGGCCGTTACCACGGGTCAAGTTCATGAACTCGCCCTGGAAGCCGATCAGCCCACGCGCCGGAATACGGTATTCGATACGGACGCGACTGCGGCCGTCCGGCACCATGTCCGTCAGGTCGCCCTTGCGTTGGCCAAGGCTTTCCATAACGCCGCCCTGAGTGTCTTCTTCGACGTCAACCGTCAGCAACTCATACGGTTCGCATTCAACTCCTTTGATCGTCTTCTTGACGACGCGCGGACGGCCAACAGCCAGCTCATAGCCTTCGCGACGCATGTTTTCGAGCAGGATGCCGAGGTGCAGTTCGCCACGACCGGAAACGTCGAACACGTCACCGTTACCCGTGTCATGCACGCGCAGGGCCATATTAGTCAGCAATTCCTTGTGCAGACGATCGCGGATCTGGCGACTGGTCACAAACTTGCCTTCAGTACCGGCTAGCGGGCTGGTATTAACCATGAACTGCATGGACAGCGTCGGCTCGTCGATCTTCAGCAGCGGCAACGATTCCGGGTTTTCCGGATCGGTCACGGTACAGCCCAGCACCAGGTCTTCAATACCGGTGATCTGCACGATATCGCCAGCGTGGCCTTCTTCGAGTTCGATCTTGTTCAGGCCCTTGTAGCCGAAAACCTGGCCAATCTTGGCCTTGATCGGGGTGCGCTCGTGTTCGGCAGCTTCTTCTTCGGTGCCGAACATGACCAGCACATTCTGGCCGGTCTTGACCTTGCCCCGATTGATCTTGCCGACGCCTATACGACCCACGTAGGACGAGTAATCGAGGGCGGTAATCTGCAGTTGCAACGGCGCTTCGATGTCGGTATCCGGTGCCGGCACGTGACGAAGAATCGTATCGAACAGCGGAATCATGTTTTCGCGCGGCTGATCCAGTTCCATTGCGGCCCAGCCATTGAGGCCGGAAGCGTAAACGATCGGGAAATCCAGCTGCTCGTCGGTGGCACCCAGCTTGTCAAACAGGTCAAACGTCAGATTGACGGCCTGATCAGGATCTGCGCCATCGCGGTCAACCTTGTTAACCAGCACGATCGGGCGCAGGCCGAGGGCCAGTGCCTTTTTGGTGACGAAACGGGTTTGCGGCATCGGGCCTTCGGCAGCATCGACCAGCAGCACCACGCCATCAACCATGCCCAGCACGCGCTCGACTTCACCACCGAAGTCCGCGTGTCCCGGCGTATCAACGATGTTGATGTGTACGCCTTCGTACTCGACCGCAGTGTTCTTGGAAAGAATCGTGATGCCACGCTCTTTTTCCAGGTCGTTGGAGTCCATGACGCACTCGACCAGTTGCTGGTGAGCGGCGAAAGTGCCGGACTGGCGGAGCAGCTGGTCAACCAGGGTGGTTTTGCCGTGGTCAACGTGAGCGATGATGGCGATGTTGCGAATCGGACGAGCGGACATGGGAAGGCCTGAAAAATCAAAGGCGTGATTCTATCACTGATGGTGCGCCGCAACATCACCGCACGAGCATTTATCCTTCTTTATTTCGCATGAAATCAGCGGTATGGAAGAAATTATCCAGTAATTTCTTGCTCAACGTTTTTTCAATGCCGACATCCTCCATGGCGAGAACCATGCAGGCCACCCACTGATCACGTTCAGCGATACCGATTTCAAAAGGCATGTGCCGACCACGCAGGCGCGGATGGCCAAATTTTTCGACGAACAAATCGGGGCCGCCCATCCAGCCGGACAGGAACATGTAAAGCTTGTCGCGGGAACCCGCCAAATTGGCCGGGTGCATAGCGCGAATGCCCTGGAACTGGGGTACGGTGTCCATCAATTCATAAAAGCGGTCGCAGAGTTTGCCGACGACAGCATCGCCGCCGATTTTTTCATACGTGGTAGTCGTGTTTTCCATACGTGCTTCCGACACTTCGATTTAAGGTTTACGTCCTGATGGGCGACCGCGTAGTGGCGTCGCCGGCTTGCCCGGTCGGGCCAACGGCTGCCCAGGCTGGCGAACCGGACGTTGCCCGACGCGCGGCGTAGCGCCGGTTTTTTGGTTTTGGGCGGTTTTTTCCGGTTGACCGTAGGACTTGCCCGGCACACCAGCCGGTTGCCAAGCGGGGATCAACTGCTTCTTGCCATTGCCGATCAGATCCGAGCGCCCCATTTCCTTCAGCGCTTCACGCAGCATCGGCCAGTTGACCGGGTCATGGTAACGCAGGAAAGCCTTGTGCAACTTGCGTTGGCGGCCGTTGCGGACGGTGCCGACGATCTCGCTGCTGCGCGTCACCTTGCGTAACGGATTGCGTTCGCTGTGATACATCGTCGTCGCCATGGCCATCGGCGTCGGGATGAAATTTTGCACCTGATCGAGGCGGAAATTGTTCTTTTTCAGCCATAGCGCCAAGTTCAACATGTCTTCGTCTTCAGTACCGGGGTGGGCCGCAATGAAATACGGGATCAGGTACTGCTCCTTGCCCGCCTCGCGGGAGAAGCGGTCGAATAGCTGCTTGAAACGGTCGTAGGAGCCGATGCCCGGCTTCATCATCTTGGATAGGGGCCGCTCTTCGGTATGCTCGGGCGCAATTTTCAAGTAACCGCCAACGTGATGCGTAACCAGCTCCTTGATATATTCCGGCGAGCGAACGGCGAGGTCATAACGCAGGCCGGAGCCGATTAGCACCTTTTTGACCCCCTTGACCTCCCGAGCCTTGCGATACAGCGAGATCAGCTTGCTGTGATCCGTATTCAGGTTCTCGCAAATATCCGGGTAGACACAGGACAGTCTGCGGCAGGCCGATTCGATTTTCTCGTCCTTGCAGGTCAGGTGAAACATGTTGGCCGTCGGGCCGCCGAGATCGGAAACGATACCGGTGAAGCCCGGCGTCTTGTCGCGCATTTCCTCGATTTCACGTATGACCGAATCTTCGGAACGGCTCTGGATGATGCGACCTTCGTGCTCGGTGATCGAACAGAAGGTGCAGCCGCCAAAGCAGCCGCGCATGATGTTGACCGAGAAACGGATCATTTCCCAGGCGGGTATCTTGGCGTCACCGTAGGATGGATGTGGCCGGCGGGCATAGGGCAACTCGTAGACACCGTCGAGCTCTTCGGTGGTCAGCGGGGTGGGCGGCGGATTCAGCCAGACATCGCGTTCGCCGTGGGCCTGAACCAGCGCACGGGCGTTGCCGGGATTTGATTCGAGGTGGAAAGTACGCGACGCATGGGCATAAAGCACCGGGTCGTCCTTGACCTGTTCGTACGACGGCAGGCGAATCACCGTATGGGCGCGACGTTCACGACGACCAGCCAACCTTTCCTCGCGGGATACGATGCGCACTGTGTGTTCACCCGGTGGTGGTGCTGGCTTGGTCGTTGGCGCAGAGCTGCCAGTATCCATGGCGTACGGGTCGGCATGCTTGACCAGCGCTCCCGGCGTATCGACCGAGGTCGAATCCATCGCCTCCCAGTCATCCGATGGCAACCAGCCGGTCGGCACCATGAACCCCGTGCCGCGCAGATCGCGAATCTCGTTAATTTTCTCGCCCTTGGCCAGACGGTGGGCCAATTCGACGATGGCCCGCTCGGCATTGCCGAAGAACAACATATCGGCCTTGGAGTCAGGCAGTACCGAGCGACGAACCTTGTCCGACCAGTAATCGAAATGCGCGATGCGGCGCAGACTGGCTTCGATCGACCCCACAATCACGTTGCAACCGGGGAAAGCTTCGCGGCAGCGCTGGGCATAAACGGTGACCGCCCGGTCCGGCCGCTTGTTGGGCTCACCATTCGGCGTGTAGGCGTCATCCGAGCGAATCTTGCGATCAGCCGTATAACGATTGACCATCGAATCCATGTTGCCGGCGGTGACGCCGAAGAAAAGATTCGGTTTTCCCAGCTTTTTGAAGTCGACCGCGGAATTCCAGTCTGGCTGACAAAGAATGCCCACGCGAAAGCCTTGCGCTTCGAGCAAACGCCCAATCAATGCCATGCCGAAACTGGGATGGTCAATATAAGCGTCGCCGGTCACCAGAATGATGTCGCACGAATCCCAGCCGAGCGTATCCATTTCGGCGCGGGACATGGGCAGGAAAGGGGCGGGACCGAAGCGGTGCGCCCAGAATTTGCGATAGCTGAAGAGCGGACGCGTGACTTGCTGATTTGAATCCATGCAATATTTTACCCGAGTGTGCCGAGGGGCATGGCATACTTGGTTCTTACCCAAAAGCCCAAATCCCTTGCGCGATGATGAATCTTCCCACCCGCGAACAGGCCGGTGTACTTATTGTTTCCGTCAGCGGTCGAATTGACCACATCACAAGCGAAGAGTTCACTCAAGCACTTGATCCCCTGCTCGATCATTGTGCTGAAAGCCAACCCTCCCTCCTTCTCGACTTTTCCGGCGTCGACTACATTAGCAGCGCCGGCCTGCGTGTCCTGATGATGGCTTCTCGCCGCTCGAAAGTGCAAAAAGGCACATTTGCCATCGCGGCGTTGCAACCCATGGTTCAGGAAGTCTTTGCGATCAGTCGCTTCAACTTGATCGTGCCGTGTTATGCCAGCGTCGAGTCTGCCTGCAAAGTTATCGGATCATGAAGCAGGTGATTTTCTGGGGGACACGCGGTTCGCTGCCGGTCTCCCTGTCTCACCGTGATGTTCGCGAAAAAATTGTTGCAGCTTTGACTGCAGCCAATGGCAAAACGTTCAAAAATCGGGAAGCACTGGACGAGTTTGTGAATAATCTGCCGTTTTCGGTAGCAGGCACCTTTGGCGGAAACTCTTCTTGCGTGGAGATCGTGGGTGACGGCCCGGAACATTTTATCTGCGACATGGGGAGTGGCGCCCGCCCCCTCGGCCAGGCCAAAATTGCCCGCTTCGGTGTTCCCAATCCGCAAACCTATCATATCTTCATCTCCCACCTGCACTGGGATCACTTGATGGGTTTCCCGTATTTCGCACCGATGTACATTCCGGGAAACCGCATTGTCGTTCATGGCTGCCATTCGCATCTGGCGCAGGCAATTCGCCAGCAAATGCAGGCACCAAACTTCCCGGTTGACTATTCGCAGGCAGGGGCCACGATCGAATTTGACCTCATGAAGCCGGACGAGACCCGTTATATCGCCGGACTGAACATCACGCCCACACTGCAAAGGCATGCGGGTGACTCCTACGGATTCCGATTCGAGAGCCTGGATCGGACGGTGGTCTATTCAACCGACTCCGAGCACACGCTGGATAATTCGGCCGAATATGAAAAATTCAGGCAATTTTTCGACAAGGCCGATCTGGTCGTTTTCGATGCGATGTACTCACTGGCCGAAGCCGTTTCCGTCAAGGCGGACTGGGGGCATTCCAGCAACATCGTTGGCGTCGAGCTTTGTCAGGCGGCGTCAGTCAAGCGGCTTGCCCTCTTCCACCATGAACCTGTCCATGACGACAAGCAGCTCGCCCGCCTCGCCATCGAAACGCGTCGGCTTGAGCAAATTACCCGTGGCGGCCATGCACCGCTCGACATCATTTCTGCCTACGACGGGCTGACCATCAACCTGTGACGCCAATGGCCGGCCTGCCCCTCGCCCTAATCCGGGCCGGACATGGTCGGGCCTTGCCGTTTCTGTTGCTGATCGTCGGCGCCACGTTGTTATATTTCATTGAGCAAACACCATTGCTCAGCATTCGCGAAGCACTGTTTGACCAATATCAGCGCACGATGCCCAGGGCCAGAGACAGCGAGCCGGTCATCGTGGTCGGCATCGATAGCCAAAGCCTGGTCAAATATGGCCAATGGCCCTGGTCCCGTGACATCGTCGCTCAGTTGGTCGACCGGGTTCAGGCAGGAAGGCCACTCGCAATCGGGATCGATATCGTTTTTTCCGAACGGGATCGTTACAGCCCGGCGCTTCTCGGTGCGCTGATTCCCGGACTTTCGCAAAACGATCTGGCGGCACTGCCTGACCCTGACGAGCTGCTGGCCAAAGCGTTGGCCGGGCCACCCACCGTACTGGCCGTTGTCGGCCTGAGCAAACCACTTCCCGGTTCGACGCAACCGGCACGGCCACTACCCGAATTTATCCAGAACACCCGCCTCACCCAGGCCGTTCCTCAATATCTCGGCGCCCTCACCAGTCTTCCGATCCTGGAAATGGCGGCAGCCGGGGAAGGCGTGATCAATGCCAGCCCGAGCGTACTGCAATCGAACAGTGAACACGGCGTATTGCGGCAAGTCCCGACATTCGCCTTTATCAACCAGTTGCCATTTCTGTCCCTGCCGCTTGAAATGGTTCGGCTGGCACTTGGCGAGGGCGGCCAGGTAGTCCCGGAAAACGGTCCGCATGGCATGAGTGCCATTCGTATAGGAGACTATCGGCTACCCACGCAAGCCAATGGTGAGCTATTGCTGCATTTCGGCCGAGCATCTTCAAATTATTACCTTTCTGCGGCCGATGTTCTGGCCGGCGTGCATCCACCCGAACTCTTTGCATCCCGCTTTGTCATCATCGGATTCAATAGCACCGGCCAGCAAGACCGGATCGTCACACCGCTCGGTGAAAGTCTGCCCGGTGTCGATATTCACGCCCAGGTCGTCGAAAGCCTGCTCAGCGGCCAAGCACTGAAGCGTCCCTACTGGATGCCATACGCCGAAATGGCCACGCTGTTGCTCGGCGGCCTGATTCTGATTGCTACCACGCCGGTACTCCGTCCACGTTATGCCGTCTTCAGTTTTGGAGCATTGAGCCTGCTCATCGTGGCTGGCGGCTACCTCGCCTTTTATGTTGGCGAATGGGTGTTTGATGGCAGCTCGCAAGCGCTTCTGCTCAGCCCGGTGTTCATTTCATTGTTGGGAAATACGCTGGTAGCGGCCGATGCCCGGCGCAAAAACGCGGAATTGCAATTGCAGAACAGTCGTGAGGAGGCAGCCCGCATTTCCGGCGAACTGGACGCCGCCCGGCGCATACAAATGGGGCTGTTGCCAAACCCTGCAACGATCTTTGCCGGTGAACAACGTTTTGCCATTGGCGCCCTGCTCGAACCGGCCAGCGCTATCGGTGGCGACTACTACGACTGTTTCATGCTTGACGAGCAGCGCCTTTGTCTGGCGATCGGCGATGTTTCCGGCAAGGGGGTGCCGGCCAGCCTGTTCATGGCCATTTCCAAAACACTGACCGGAACGCTGACACGACGACAAACCGACCTCGGCAGCGCCGTGCGCGAACTAGGCAATGAGTTGAGCTGGAACAATTCGGAATATCTTTTTGTGACAGCCTTCATCGCCATACTGAATGTTAACTCGGGCGCCATGGAATATGTCTGCGCAGGTCATGACGCCCCGCTCGTTCTGCATGATGGTGCACTAACGCGTATCGATACCACCCAATCCGGCCCCCCCCTGTGTGCGGCGGATGACTACTTTTATGTTGCAGATCGACTGCAACTGGAACCCGGCGACCGGATATGCCTGTTCACCGATGGCTGCACGGAAGCATGGGACGGCTCAAACATGTTTGGCATGAAGGGTTTGCAGGCGGCTTTCCTCGCTAGCCGAACCAGCAATATCCAAACTGCCACCTGCGAACTACGCGATAGCGTCCGCCATTTTGAAGCAGGCCATCCGCCATCGGATGACCTGACCATACTGTTGCTGGAATGGAACGGATACCCGCTTAACGCACGTTGATTTCAACCCGTCGATTTTTTGGCTCATCGACCTCGTCATCAGTGGCTACCAACGGGTCTCGTTCTCCCCGACCAACGGCCTCCATTTTGCTCGCAGGCACCCCGGATTCGATCAAAAGATCACGCAGACCTTCAGCACGCATTTTTGATAGCCTGTCGTTTTCGTCAACACTGCCGACGCGGTCGGTATGGCCGATCACCATGACTTCGGAGGCCGGGCGCTGGGCAATTTCCTGACGAATACTGACGAGTGCTTCCCGGGATTCCGGCGTCAGCGTATTGCCACCAGCCTCGAAATACAGCACGTAACTTCGCGGACGCATCGGTTGCGCGCCAAGTGCCTGCGCAAACCGCTCCTGCACCTCTTCCACTGACGATTGATAGGCCTTGTTGCTATCGATGCTGCGTTTCACCGCGGCATACGGTTGATTCAACAAGACCTCGCCTGCGGCATCGCGGACAACAACGGCACTCTTGTGTCCATCGGCTGACGGCAAAAGAATAATCCGCTCGCTGGCACAACCGCCAAGCATCAGCATAGCGGCAAGGGAAAGGGGTAAAACGGAACTACTCATCGCTGCTCCCCGCCACTTCAATCACAAACTCTGTGCCACGCACCCCCAGCACCGAGGTAGGCGTATGGAAATCGACCGACTCCGGTGTCCGCTTGGCGATGCGCCCGGAAGCCACGGACAACGTACCCTTGCGAACGCCAATGGAGATATTGCCATCCTGAGTCGTGTCGCTAAAGGCGAATTTGTCGATGACGATCAATGAATTCGGGCCGGCTGAGAGCAAGGTGTTGTCACGCAATGTGATCCCTACCGAGCCATCGGAACCAGTGCGGATACGATCAGAAACCTCAATTGCAATGCCTACCTCGCC encodes:
- a CDS encoding site-specific integrase, which produces MPIPLNASAIDVLGQLGTEGEFEHLFVNRTYRKENPNYGKPYTTIMKVWSRLRKAAGLPHLRLHDLRHQYASFLVNSGRTLYEVQQILGHSDPKITMRYSHLSSKALQDAANSASIIIKGASQVPAVAE
- the moaA gene encoding GTP 3',8-cyclase MoaA codes for the protein MQNETLRPELTPVGLADFTPNITQSTLKHSDGTLVDKYGRRITYVRLSITDRCDFRCTYCMAEEMTFLPRSEVMSLEECLRVAEVFVGLGVNKLRVTGGEPLVRKDATWLIERLGALPGLDALVLTTNGSQLDRFAAPLKAAGVKRINISLDSLNPERFRKITRIGDLSKVLHGIEAVRKVGFQRTKLNTVMMRGINDDEFVDLVHFAIAHELDISFIEEMPLGEIQGRANTYISSEETRQILSRHFELIPSAENSGGPARYWRTPGSESRIGFISPHSHNFCDTCNRVRITAKGELYPCLGQNDASNLLPSLRASDDNTGVRQAIIDSMGIKPFGHDFTQQMNAPQVVRFMSMTGG
- the typA gene encoding translational GTPase TypA, with the protein product MSARPIRNIAIIAHVDHGKTTLVDQLLRQSGTFAAHQQLVECVMDSNDLEKERGITILSKNTAVEYEGVHINIVDTPGHADFGGEVERVLGMVDGVVLLVDAAEGPMPQTRFVTKKALALGLRPIVLVNKVDRDGADPDQAVNLTFDLFDKLGATDEQLDFPIVYASGLNGWAAMELDQPRENMIPLFDTILRHVPAPDTDIEAPLQLQITALDYSSYVGRIGVGKINRGKVKTGQNVLVMFGTEEEAAEHERTPIKAKIGQVFGYKGLNKIELEEGHAGDIVQITGIEDLVLGCTVTDPENPESLPLLKIDEPTLSMQFMVNTSPLAGTEGKFVTSRQIRDRLHKELLTNMALRVHDTGNGDVFDVSGRGELHLGILLENMRREGYELAVGRPRVVKKTIKGVECEPYELLTVDVEEDTQGGVMESLGQRKGDLTDMVPDGRSRVRIEYRIPARGLIGFQGEFMNLTRGNGLMSHVFDEYAPVKDGNVAERRNGVLISQDNGEAVAYALWKLQDRGRMFVVPGDKLYEGMIIGIHSRENDLVVNPIKGKQLTNVRASGTDEAVRLVPAVQLSLEAAVEFIEEDELVELTPKSIRLRKRYLTEIERKRAVRGL
- a CDS encoding group II truncated hemoglobin, yielding MENTTTTYEKIGGDAVVGKLCDRFYELMDTVPQFQGIRAMHPANLAGSRDKLYMFLSGWMGGPDLFVEKFGHPRLRGRHMPFEIGIAERDQWVACMVLAMEDVGIEKTLSKKLLDNFFHTADFMRNKEG
- a CDS encoding YgiQ family radical SAM protein — translated: MDSNQQVTRPLFSYRKFWAHRFGPAPFLPMSRAEMDTLGWDSCDIILVTGDAYIDHPSFGMALIGRLLEAQGFRVGILCQPDWNSAVDFKKLGKPNLFFGVTAGNMDSMVNRYTADRKIRSDDAYTPNGEPNKRPDRAVTVYAQRCREAFPGCNVIVGSIEASLRRIAHFDYWSDKVRRSVLPDSKADMLFFGNAERAIVELAHRLAKGEKINEIRDLRGTGFMVPTGWLPSDDWEAMDSTSVDTPGALVKHADPYAMDTGSSAPTTKPAPPPGEHTVRIVSREERLAGRRERRAHTVIRLPSYEQVKDDPVLYAHASRTFHLESNPGNARALVQAHGERDVWLNPPPTPLTTEELDGVYELPYARRPHPSYGDAKIPAWEMIRFSVNIMRGCFGGCTFCSITEHEGRIIQSRSEDSVIREIEEMRDKTPGFTGIVSDLGGPTANMFHLTCKDEKIESACRRLSCVYPDICENLNTDHSKLISLYRKAREVKGVKKVLIGSGLRYDLAVRSPEYIKELVTHHVGGYLKIAPEHTEERPLSKMMKPGIGSYDRFKQLFDRFSREAGKEQYLIPYFIAAHPGTEDEDMLNLALWLKKNNFRLDQVQNFIPTPMAMATTMYHSERNPLRKVTRSSEIVGTVRNGRQRKLHKAFLRYHDPVNWPMLREALKEMGRSDLIGNGKKQLIPAWQPAGVPGKSYGQPEKTAQNQKTGATPRVGQRPVRQPGQPLARPGKPATPLRGRPSGRKP